From the Molothrus ater isolate BHLD 08-10-18 breed brown headed cowbird chromosome 25, BPBGC_Mater_1.1, whole genome shotgun sequence genome, one window contains:
- the GPR61 gene encoding G-protein coupled receptor 61 isoform X2 has product MEPFLPSPWGWNGSRGGARPPNSTAEAKPKDTASKSVGLFFMVLLDLTAIVGNAAVMTVIAKTPALRKFVFVFHLCLVDFLAALTLMPLEMLSGSAVFESPGLGEAVCRVYLFLSVCLTSMCILSISTVNVERYYYVVHPLRYEWSRGPSCKVFVVFFTAFYFVLPLLIIVVVYCGMFKVARVAAMHHGPPPTWMETPRRRSASLSSRSTMVTSSGAPRTTPQRMFGGGKAAAVLLAVGGQFLFCWLPYFSFQLYTALSTRPLVGPAAETVVTWLGFCCFTSNPFFYGCLNRQIRGELGRLLTCFFKQPPEEDLRLPSREGSIEENFLQFLQSTGRPPEPPNAERDLPPVDFRIPGQIEEEAAEAREWGGGSGVFVPVVGSAKAGL; this is encoded by the exons ATGGAGCCCTTCCTGCCCTCGCCCTGGGGCTGGAACGGCTCTAGAGGGGGGGCCCGGCCCCCCAACAGCACCGCCGAGGCCAAGCCCAAGGACACGGCCTCCAAATCCGTGGGATTGTTCTTCATGGTGCTGCTGGACCTCACAGCCATCGTGGGCAACGCCGCCGTCATGACGGTCATCGCCAAGACGCCGGCACTGCGCAAGTTCGTCTTCGTGTTCCACCTGTGCCTGGTGGATTTCCTGGCCGCCCTCACGCTGATGCCGCTGGAGATGCTGTCGGGCTCGGCCGTGTTCGAGAGCCCGGGGCTGGGCGAGGCCGTGTGCCGCGTGTACCTGTTCCTCAGCGTGTGCCTCACCTCCATGTGCATCCTCTCCATCTCCACTGTCAACGTGGAGCGCTACTACTACGTGGTGCACCCGCTGCGCTACGAG TGGAGCCGCGGGCCGTCCTGCAAGGTCTTTGTGGTCTTCTTCACCGCCTTCTACTTCGTCCTGCCGCTCCTCATCATCGTCGTGGTCTACTGCGGCATGTTCAAGGTGGCGCGGGTGGCGGCCATGCACCATGGCCCGCCGCCCACCTGGATGGAGACGCCGCGCCGGCGCTCGGCCTCGCTCAGCAGCCGCTCCACCATGGTCACCAGCTCGGGGGCTCCTCGGACCACCCCGCAGAGGATGTTTGGCGGGGGCAAGGCGGCCGCCGTGCTGCTGGCCGTGGGAGGCCAGTTCCTCTTCTGCTGGTTGCCGTACTTCTCCTTCCAGCTCTACACGGCGCTGAGCACTCGGCCCTTGGTCGGGCCGGCAGCTGAGACTGTGGTCACCTGGCTGGGGTTCTGCTGCTTCACCTCCAACCCCTTCTTCTACGGCTGCCTCAACCGGCAGATCCGCGGCGAGCTCGGCCGGCTCCTCACCTGCTTCTTCAAGCAGCCCCCGGAGGAGGACCTGCGGCTGCCGAGCCGTGAGGGCTCCATTGAGGAGAACTTCCTGCAGTTCCTCCAGAGCACCGGGCGCCCACCAGAGCCCCCCAACGCTGAGCGGGACCTGCCCCCCGTGGATTTCCGCATCCCGGGGCAGATTGAGGAGGAGGCGGCCGAGGCcagggagtggggagggggcagtGGGGTGTTCGTGCCCGTGGTGGGCTCTGCCAAAGCGGGGCTGTAG
- the GPR61 gene encoding G-protein coupled receptor 61 isoform X1, which produces MEPFLPSPWGWNGSRGGARPPNSTAEAKPKDTASKSVGLFFMVLLDLTAIVGNAAVMTVIAKTPALRKFVFVFHLCLVDFLAALTLMPLEMLSGSAVFESPGLGEAVCRVYLFLSVCLTSMCILSISTVNVERYYYVVHPLRYEVRMTAGLVAGVLAGVWLKAVATSLVPVLGWLSPDRPPAPGTHGCSLQWSRGPSCKVFVVFFTAFYFVLPLLIIVVVYCGMFKVARVAAMHHGPPPTWMETPRRRSASLSSRSTMVTSSGAPRTTPQRMFGGGKAAAVLLAVGGQFLFCWLPYFSFQLYTALSTRPLVGPAAETVVTWLGFCCFTSNPFFYGCLNRQIRGELGRLLTCFFKQPPEEDLRLPSREGSIEENFLQFLQSTGRPPEPPNAERDLPPVDFRIPGQIEEEAAEAREWGGGSGVFVPVVGSAKAGL; this is translated from the coding sequence ATGGAGCCCTTCCTGCCCTCGCCCTGGGGCTGGAACGGCTCTAGAGGGGGGGCCCGGCCCCCCAACAGCACCGCCGAGGCCAAGCCCAAGGACACGGCCTCCAAATCCGTGGGATTGTTCTTCATGGTGCTGCTGGACCTCACAGCCATCGTGGGCAACGCCGCCGTCATGACGGTCATCGCCAAGACGCCGGCACTGCGCAAGTTCGTCTTCGTGTTCCACCTGTGCCTGGTGGATTTCCTGGCCGCCCTCACGCTGATGCCGCTGGAGATGCTGTCGGGCTCGGCCGTGTTCGAGAGCCCGGGGCTGGGCGAGGCCGTGTGCCGCGTGTACCTGTTCCTCAGCGTGTGCCTCACCTCCATGTGCATCCTCTCCATCTCCACTGTCAACGTGGAGCGCTACTACTACGTGGTGCACCCGCTGCGCTACGAGGTGCGCATGACGGCGGGGCTGGTGGCCGGAGTGCTGGCCGGAGTGTGGCTCAAGGCCGTGGCCACCTCGCTGGTGCccgtgctgggctggctgtcccCTGACCGCCCGCCAGCACCCGGCACTCATGGCTGCTCCTTGCAGTGGAGCCGCGGGCCGTCCTGCAAGGTCTTTGTGGTCTTCTTCACCGCCTTCTACTTCGTCCTGCCGCTCCTCATCATCGTCGTGGTCTACTGCGGCATGTTCAAGGTGGCGCGGGTGGCGGCCATGCACCATGGCCCGCCGCCCACCTGGATGGAGACGCCGCGCCGGCGCTCGGCCTCGCTCAGCAGCCGCTCCACCATGGTCACCAGCTCGGGGGCTCCTCGGACCACCCCGCAGAGGATGTTTGGCGGGGGCAAGGCGGCCGCCGTGCTGCTGGCCGTGGGAGGCCAGTTCCTCTTCTGCTGGTTGCCGTACTTCTCCTTCCAGCTCTACACGGCGCTGAGCACTCGGCCCTTGGTCGGGCCGGCAGCTGAGACTGTGGTCACCTGGCTGGGGTTCTGCTGCTTCACCTCCAACCCCTTCTTCTACGGCTGCCTCAACCGGCAGATCCGCGGCGAGCTCGGCCGGCTCCTCACCTGCTTCTTCAAGCAGCCCCCGGAGGAGGACCTGCGGCTGCCGAGCCGTGAGGGCTCCATTGAGGAGAACTTCCTGCAGTTCCTCCAGAGCACCGGGCGCCCACCAGAGCCCCCCAACGCTGAGCGGGACCTGCCCCCCGTGGATTTCCGCATCCCGGGGCAGATTGAGGAGGAGGCGGCCGAGGCcagggagtggggagggggcagtGGGGTGTTCGTGCCCGTGGTGGGCTCTGCCAAAGCGGGGCTGTAG